A portion of the Aphelocoma coerulescens isolate FSJ_1873_10779 chromosome 11, UR_Acoe_1.0, whole genome shotgun sequence genome contains these proteins:
- the GABARAPL2 gene encoding gamma-aminobutyric acid receptor-associated protein-like 2 codes for MKWMFKEDHALEHRCVESAKIRAKYPDRVPVIVEKVSGSQIVDIDKRKYLVPSDITVAQFMWIIRKRIQLPSEKAIFLFVDKTVPQSSLTMGQLYEKEKDEDGFLYVAYSGENTFGF; via the exons ATGAAGTGGATGTTCAAGGAGGACCATGCGCTGG AGCACAGATGTGTCGAGTCGGCAAAAATCCGAGCCAAATACCCCGACCGTGTCCCG GTCATAGTGGAGAAGGTCTCAGGATCTCAGATTGTTGATATTGACAAGAGGAAGTACTTAGTTCCGTCTGACATCACCGTGGCCCAGTTCATGTGGATCATCAGGAAGAGGATTCAACTGCCATCTGAGAAGGCAATATTCCTCTTTGTAGACAAGACTGTCCCACAATCCAG CTTAACTATGGGACAACTttatgagaaggaaaaggatgagGATGGATTCTTGTATGTTGCCTACAGTGGAGAGAACACATTTGGTTTCTGA